One Clostridium estertheticum DNA segment encodes these proteins:
- a CDS encoding cell wall hydrolase, whose product MKKLAFLACILTLFTLLPSLNVKGEYLYSQGSEIKDLYNEKIEAVAVFNGSNDSIYVTDEDIYLMSQVVYAESCGEPANGKLAVASVILNRARAGGFPKSISGVINQKNAFSCVKGGKVVHKGKPDVIPDSASYVAVLDALKGKDPTDKAVFFYNPVISTSQWMKDIKKANIKTIGNHVFFLVK is encoded by the coding sequence ATGAAAAAATTAGCTTTTTTGGCTTGTATTTTAACATTATTCACATTATTACCTAGTTTAAACGTAAAGGGAGAATATTTATATTCACAAGGTTCAGAAATTAAAGATTTATATAATGAGAAAATAGAAGCAGTAGCTGTGTTTAATGGATCCAATGACTCAATTTATGTTACTGATGAGGATATTTATTTAATGTCTCAAGTTGTATATGCTGAGAGTTGTGGTGAACCTGCTAATGGTAAACTTGCAGTAGCATCCGTTATATTAAATCGTGCTAGAGCTGGTGGTTTTCCAAAATCTATTTCTGGTGTTATTAACCAAAAGAATGCCTTTTCTTGTGTTAAAGGCGGAAAGGTAGTTCATAAAGGTAAACCGGATGTTATTCCAGATTCCGCTAGTTACGTAGCTGTATTAGATGCATTAAAAGGTAAAGATCCTACGGATAAGGCAGTTTTCTTTTATAATCCTGTAATATCAACTTCTCAGTGGATGAAGGATATAAAAAAGGCCAATATAAAGACTATAGGAAATCATGTATTTTTTCTAGTTAAATAA
- a CDS encoding NAD(P)/FAD-dependent oxidoreductase: MGERYDIAIIGTGPAGLEAAINAKIRNKNIILFGSKELSPKLVKAPKVNNFLGFYNLTGKELKNHFAAHIEAMGIGIVNERINNVYAMGDYFALMVNDKIYEAKALIIATGIEYTKPLKGEEKLLGKGVGYCATCDAPLYKGKTVVVVGYNKESEEETNFVSELCGKTYFIPMYRGEYKLNPNVDIISHKPVEIVGVDRVTKLILDHGEIITDGIFMLRDSLSPGQLVPGLDIEEGHIKVDRNMQTNIEGCYAAGDCTGKPYQYMKSAGEGLVAALGAVAYLDLLKK, translated from the coding sequence ATGGGAGAAAGATATGATATAGCTATAATTGGAACGGGACCAGCTGGGCTTGAAGCAGCTATTAATGCTAAAATTAGAAATAAAAACATAATACTTTTCGGTAGTAAGGAATTAAGTCCTAAATTAGTAAAAGCACCAAAAGTAAATAATTTTTTAGGGTTTTATAATCTTACCGGAAAAGAGCTTAAAAACCATTTTGCAGCACATATTGAAGCCATGGGCATAGGTATTGTAAATGAGAGAATAAATAATGTTTACGCTATGGGTGATTACTTTGCACTAATGGTAAATGATAAAATATATGAGGCCAAAGCATTAATTATAGCCACAGGCATAGAATACACTAAGCCATTAAAAGGCGAAGAAAAGTTATTAGGAAAAGGAGTAGGCTACTGCGCTACCTGTGATGCTCCATTATACAAAGGGAAAACAGTTGTTGTAGTAGGCTATAACAAAGAAAGTGAAGAAGAAACTAATTTTGTCAGTGAATTGTGTGGCAAAACATATTTTATTCCTATGTATAGAGGGGAATATAAACTAAACCCTAATGTAGATATAATAAGTCATAAACCTGTAGAAATAGTAGGTGTTGATAGAGTCACTAAGCTTATTTTAGATCATGGTGAAATAATTACAGATGGGATTTTCATGCTAAGAGATAGTTTATCACCAGGCCAATTGGTTCCAGGGCTAGACATAGAGGAAGGTCATATAAAAGTAGATAGAAATATGCAAACAAACATAGAAGGCTGCTATGCTGCAGGAGACTGTACAGGAAAGCCATATCAGTATATGAAGTCAGCAGGTGAAGGCCTGGTAGCTGCATTAGGTGCAGTTGCTTATTTGGATTTGCTTAAGAAATAA
- the trxA gene encoding thioredoxin — MTTGGNNMIKEVNDKNFDEEIGNSENIVVVDFWAPWCGPCRMLSPVIEELAKEMGKEVKFAKVNVDENPMISSKYRIASIPTVMVFSKDTVKDTMVGFRPKADIKKIIERHL; from the coding sequence ATAACAACTGGAGGTAATAATATGATTAAAGAAGTTAATGATAAGAATTTTGATGAGGAAATTGGGAATTCAGAAAATATAGTTGTAGTTGATTTTTGGGCACCTTGGTGTGGACCTTGTAGAATGTTAAGTCCAGTAATTGAAGAATTAGCAAAAGAAATGGGAAAAGAAGTTAAATTTGCAAAAGTTAACGTAGATGAAAACCCTATGATCTCATCCAAGTATAGAATTGCAAGTATTCCAACGGTTATGGTATTTAGTAAAGATACAGTTAAAGATACTATGGTAGGATTTAGACCTAAAGCGGACATAAAGAAAATAATTGAAAGACACTTATAA
- a CDS encoding tetratricopeptide repeat protein: protein MDKSGKLYVKAMNKYNDGYIDKALSLCEKSIALNITNAAALNLKGILYYLKGDLESAKKMWNINYKRNNDKVSKKYLKDSTRDKEKLQLYVDALDLIKRFNISGALEILKQCENSHFNFINVNNLVSLCYIKQGEYDKALPYIMDVLKTDKKNTAAIMNKKTLIEYGNLKRQINYKKITIVTASIVLAISVLLLSKAYMYKLRNPSIMGIKKVEENTQLVKESKSVSEEKTIANKPIVNKPKEKLQFPQEKFAEAIKTKNMEQIVEYVNQWKNADVEMNDKLLMVKAQELIKSDGIVYFYESGLKYMEDKKFIEAEKCFLFALPYSKDNYLNEHIIYMLALSYKSGSDFQNAVVYYELCLKQFPKGSYTQEILYNLIVINKDIDIAKAKGYAEKLIKQFPDSQYNNTIVKNILSS, encoded by the coding sequence ATGGATAAATCAGGAAAATTGTATGTAAAAGCAATGAATAAATATAATGATGGATATATAGACAAAGCATTATCTCTTTGTGAAAAAAGCATTGCTCTAAATATTACAAATGCTGCAGCTTTAAATTTGAAGGGCATTTTATATTATTTAAAAGGTGACTTAGAAAGTGCTAAAAAAATGTGGAATATAAATTATAAAAGAAATAATGATAAAGTATCAAAAAAATATCTAAAAGATAGTACAAGGGATAAGGAAAAATTACAATTGTATGTTGATGCCTTGGATTTAATAAAGCGTTTTAATATATCTGGTGCTCTAGAAATTCTTAAGCAATGTGAAAACAGCCACTTTAATTTTATAAATGTTAATAATCTTGTTAGCCTTTGTTATATTAAGCAAGGGGAATATGATAAAGCGCTACCTTACATAATGGATGTTTTAAAAACAGATAAAAAAAATACTGCAGCTATTATGAATAAAAAAACCCTAATAGAATATGGTAACTTAAAACGACAAATAAATTATAAAAAGATAACTATAGTAACTGCTAGTATAGTTTTAGCTATTTCTGTGCTGTTACTAAGCAAGGCATATATGTATAAGCTAAGAAATCCTTCAATAATGGGCATAAAAAAGGTTGAAGAAAATACTCAGTTAGTCAAGGAAAGTAAAAGCGTTAGTGAAGAAAAAACTATAGCAAATAAACCTATAGTAAATAAACCCAAAGAAAAGCTGCAATTCCCACAAGAAAAATTTGCAGAGGCTATAAAGACTAAGAATATGGAGCAAATTGTTGAGTATGTTAATCAGTGGAAGAATGCTGATGTGGAAATGAATGATAAATTACTTATGGTAAAAGCCCAAGAACTTATTAAGAGTGATGGAATAGTTTATTTTTATGAAAGTGGCCTAAAGTATATGGAAGATAAAAAGTTCATTGAAGCTGAAAAATGTTTTTTATTTGCATTACCATATTCTAAAGATAATTATTTAAATGAACATATAATTTATATGTTAGCTCTTAGTTACAAATCTGGTTCTGATTTTCAAAATGCGGTTGTATACTATGAACTTTGTTTAAAACAATTTCCCAAGGGAAGTTACACTCAGGAAATTTTATATAATTTAATTGTTATAAATAAAGATATAGATATAGCGAAAGCAAAGGGTTATGCAGAAAAATTAATAAAACAATTTCCGGATTCACAATATAATAACACTATAGTGAAAAATATATTAAGTAGTTAG
- a CDS encoding DUF4652 domain-containing protein, producing the protein MNCNIFKNGLDDYVLGNTSNDLKIALEKHMDGCESCRRLYEEEVKIDKDFKQVLSIGGIEFNSSRAGIINSIDKNRYSKKTSNKILYNFKRYKNRYLSYAVAVMAMIVILPIMLKGFAGGNYKTAANKPTTMADSSSKDSSNSSAKVGAVSPESSIAMEKTDQKNVPLQNGPLQFQKSIIAKLPILSYELKWKNSIDGKRSAAIDTVIGGDVDFGIHIIYIKNLSTNEIVKYEVVNNERQFTPRNIEWWDNEHLIIVAGYGYGTIEYGSEVYSLNVNTAELSTLYQRKDKKQQIVDFKVVGKDLIFQLLIYDDDTYNDYHKGSGKMTLSQLDKSSDIQIISDGKK; encoded by the coding sequence ATGAATTGTAATATATTTAAAAATGGGTTAGATGATTATGTACTAGGAAACACTTCAAATGATTTAAAAATTGCATTAGAAAAACACATGGATGGATGCGAAAGCTGCAGAAGGCTATATGAGGAAGAGGTTAAAATAGATAAAGATTTTAAGCAGGTTTTATCAATAGGCGGTATAGAATTTAATAGCTCAAGGGCTGGTATAATCAACTCTATAGATAAAAATAGATATAGTAAAAAGACTTCAAATAAAATTTTATACAATTTTAAAAGATATAAAAACAGATATTTATCATATGCAGTAGCTGTTATGGCTATGATAGTAATCCTTCCAATTATGTTAAAGGGCTTTGCTGGAGGGAACTATAAAACAGCCGCAAATAAACCCACAACTATGGCGGATTCAAGTTCAAAAGATAGCTCTAATAGCAGTGCGAAAGTTGGTGCGGTTAGCCCAGAAAGTAGCATAGCAATGGAAAAAACCGATCAAAAGAATGTTCCACTACAGAATGGGCCATTGCAATTTCAAAAGAGCATAATAGCAAAGCTACCTATCCTAAGTTATGAGCTTAAATGGAAAAACTCTATAGATGGGAAAAGGTCTGCGGCTATAGATACAGTCATTGGAGGAGATGTAGATTTTGGGATACACATAATTTATATTAAAAATTTAAGTACCAATGAAATAGTAAAGTATGAAGTTGTTAATAATGAAAGGCAATTCACACCAAGAAATATAGAATGGTGGGACAATGAGCATTTAATAATTGTGGCTGGTTATGGATATGGTACCATAGAGTATGGTTCAGAGGTGTATAGTTTAAATGTTAATACTGCTGAACTTTCTACCTTATACCAGAGAAAAGATAAAAAACAGCAAATAGTGGATTTTAAAGTAGTTGGGAAGGATTTAATATTTCAATTATTAATCTATGATGATGATACCTATAATGATTATCATAAAGGTTCTGGTAAGATGACGTTGTCACAATTAGACAAATCCTCGGATATTCAAATTATAAGTGACGGGAAAAAATAA
- a CDS encoding RNA polymerase sigma factor, which yields MGEDSNLIQSILDGNVDSFNILVNKYEGIVLRFIYNMIKDKEASEDITQEVFITVYNKLYLYDKTHKFLNWLLQISKNKSIDYIRKYKRVYESNIEDIPNITSKEMSPEQSAEFMETKQNVETYLNSLNEVDRQILIIRYSQNLSFYDLSQILEMTESNVKRRYYRSRQNFKTFISQKVKGCK from the coding sequence GTGGGGGAAGATTCGAATTTAATCCAAAGCATATTAGACGGAAATGTTGATAGTTTTAATATATTAGTTAACAAATATGAAGGTATAGTTTTAAGGTTTATCTATAACATGATAAAAGATAAAGAAGCTTCAGAGGACATAACTCAAGAGGTTTTCATTACAGTTTACAATAAACTTTATCTTTATGATAAAACCCATAAGTTTTTAAATTGGCTACTTCAAATTTCTAAAAATAAATCTATTGACTATATACGAAAATATAAAAGGGTATATGAATCAAACATAGAGGATATACCAAACATTACATCAAAAGAAATGTCACCAGAACAGTCTGCAGAATTCATGGAGACTAAACAAAATGTAGAAACTTATTTAAATAGCTTAAATGAAGTAGATAGGCAGATACTAATTATAAGATATTCACAAAACCTTTCATTTTATGATTTGTCACAAATTTTAGAAATGACAGAATCTAATGTAAAACGGAGATACTATAGGAGTAGACAAAATTTTAAAACTTTTATATCTCAAAAGGTAAAGGGGTGTAAATAA
- the citG gene encoding triphosphoribosyl-dephospho-CoA synthase CitG, which translates to MENKYVICSEAFVIASYAIEAMLCEVASYPSPGLVSSISKGSHVDMDHYSFIKSTSILSKYMVLFAQEGYSNRTPKEIFAAIRHIGIEAESEMFKGTKGVNTHKGMIFLLGISCAAVTKAMHDKKNFEGIQDIIKQMTKGLVVNELCYMNKDKVKSYGEKLFLKYKVEGIRGQVERGIPLVFDYSLKVYSENSDLKLNNRLIHTLISIMQFCEDSNVLHRHSMDTLGEVKQKAKHIISLGGMTTEIGEASIVALDSEFIKRNISPGGSADILAVTVFFNSVEDYFNHISAT; encoded by the coding sequence ATGGAAAATAAATATGTAATATGTAGTGAAGCTTTTGTTATAGCATCTTATGCAATTGAAGCGATGTTATGTGAAGTGGCTTCATATCCATCACCTGGGCTAGTGTCATCCATATCAAAAGGGTCTCATGTAGATATGGACCACTATTCTTTTATTAAAAGCACATCTATCCTGAGTAAGTATATGGTGTTATTTGCGCAGGAGGGGTACTCAAACAGAACTCCTAAAGAAATATTTGCGGCTATACGACATATAGGAATAGAAGCGGAGAGTGAAATGTTTAAAGGCACTAAGGGCGTCAACACTCATAAAGGTATGATTTTTCTTTTAGGGATAAGTTGTGCAGCTGTCACCAAAGCAATGCATGACAAGAAAAATTTTGAGGGCATTCAAGATATAATAAAACAAATGACTAAAGGCCTTGTTGTGAATGAACTATGCTATATGAATAAGGATAAAGTCAAAAGCTACGGGGAAAAGTTATTTCTGAAATATAAGGTTGAAGGAATAAGAGGCCAAGTAGAGCGAGGGATTCCCCTAGTATTTGATTATTCACTTAAAGTATATAGTGAAAATAGTGATTTAAAATTGAATAATAGATTAATACACACGCTCATATCCATTATGCAATTTTGTGAGGATTCAAATGTTCTTCACAGACATTCAATGGACACATTAGGCGAGGTAAAGCAAAAGGCAAAACATATAATTTCACTGGGAGGAATGACTACGGAAATTGGGGAAGCATCAATAGTAGCATTGGATAGCGAATTTATAAAACGCAACATAAGCCCGGGAGGATCCGCAGACATACTAGCCGTAACTGTATTTTTTAATTCTGTAGAGGATTATTTTAACCACATTTCAGCAACTTAG
- the citX gene encoding citrate lyase holo-[acyl-carrier protein] synthase: MYTAEDILQGRERRIEFQEKLVQKYKMPILVIRVNYPGLNKDNRFSQEITVIIEQMISEMFSYAIQYKIMTTTAEGPLVIMCINKNARDIKSTTLDIEDKHLLGRCVDIDVYDENGRGISREEFGLGMRKCYICDDIAHNCVRSKKHSFDEVEGFIKRKFAEYMEKFYGK, from the coding sequence ATGTATACAGCAGAAGATATATTGCAAGGTAGAGAAAGAAGAATTGAGTTTCAAGAGAAACTAGTCCAAAAATATAAGATGCCAATACTAGTTATAAGAGTAAACTATCCGGGTCTTAACAAAGATAATCGTTTTTCACAAGAAATAACTGTGATCATAGAGCAAATGATAAGCGAAATGTTTTCTTATGCTATTCAGTATAAAATAATGACCACAACTGCAGAAGGTCCACTTGTTATTATGTGTATAAACAAAAATGCGAGAGATATCAAATCAACTACACTTGATATAGAAGATAAGCATCTTTTAGGAAGATGTGTAGATATAGATGTATATGATGAAAATGGCAGAGGCATAAGTCGAGAAGAGTTTGGATTAGGTATGAGGAAATGCTATATTTGCGATGACATAGCTCATAATTGTGTAAGAAGTAAAAAACACAGTTTCGATGAAGTTGAGGGATTTATTAAAAGAAAATTTGCGGAATATATGGAGAAATTTTATGGAAAATAA
- the citC gene encoding [citrate (pro-3S)-lyase] ligase yields the protein MYGFNVEKINLKDEEKVKEVKKFLQTFQLLLDDNVDYTIVIRQNGEIKATCSKSKNVFKCFAVSDDLRGTGVSAILMGAVADKLFEEGIYHSFIFTKVANIDIFTSLGYKLIHKIENVALLESGIYDIKKYLGDLQVEYNIEGAKSKSAIVMNCNPFTLGHRYLIEEAARQSAEVLVFIVEEDKSSFPFIYRYNMVKEGVSHLHNVRVIKGGEYIISEATFPTYFLRRKDEILKAYTTLDASIFGRYFCKTLNITKRFIGEEPYCEVTNAYNDALKEILSTYGVEVVEVKRKVLMGDIISASKVRKLIVEGKIADIQNIVPSSTWEFLNTVVGKEIMERIKFSDSPH from the coding sequence ATGTATGGATTTAATGTTGAGAAAATTAATCTGAAGGATGAAGAGAAAGTAAAAGAAGTAAAAAAATTTCTACAAACCTTTCAACTACTACTTGATGATAACGTGGACTATACTATAGTTATTAGGCAAAATGGAGAGATTAAAGCCACTTGTTCTAAGTCTAAAAACGTATTTAAATGTTTCGCAGTCTCAGATGATTTAAGAGGAACCGGGGTATCAGCTATACTTATGGGAGCAGTAGCGGATAAACTTTTTGAGGAAGGTATTTATCATAGTTTTATATTTACTAAGGTAGCGAACATAGATATATTCACCTCTCTTGGGTACAAACTTATACACAAAATAGAAAATGTAGCTCTTCTTGAGAGTGGAATATATGATATAAAAAAATATTTAGGGGATCTTCAAGTGGAATATAATATAGAGGGAGCCAAAAGCAAGTCAGCAATAGTTATGAATTGCAATCCCTTTACTTTAGGGCACAGGTATTTGATAGAAGAGGCCGCGAGGCAATCTGCAGAGGTACTAGTATTTATAGTTGAAGAAGATAAATCCTCATTCCCGTTTATTTATAGATATAATATGGTCAAAGAGGGTGTTTCCCATTTACATAATGTACGGGTTATTAAAGGCGGGGAATACATCATATCAGAGGCTACATTCCCAACATATTTCTTAAGAAGAAAAGATGAAATACTAAAGGCCTATACAACCCTGGATGCATCAATTTTCGGAAGATATTTTTGTAAAACTCTAAATATAACTAAAAGATTTATAGGAGAAGAACCATACTGCGAAGTTACAAATGCTTATAATGACGCTTTAAAAGAGATTCTCTCTACCTATGGAGTAGAAGTTGTAGAGGTAAAAAGAAAGGTTCTTATGGGGGATATTATAAGTGCTTCAAAGGTTAGAAAATTGATTGTAGAAGGAAAAATAGCAGATATTCAGAATATAGTCCCTAGTTCAACTTGGGAATTTTTAAATACTGTGGTAGGAAAGGAGATAATGGAGCGGATCAAGTTTAGCGATTCTCCCCATTAA
- a CDS encoding glycoside hydrolase family 36 protein: MKEIKTSKHIINVDGDEGLSLSLTSEESEKGLEIVKLRFSSLVPIHMPKITISWKHPIIDIHSYWYPTAFKNKAFHADWARGFFSKATSSAPVSCLYNMSGKNRLTCAFSDALNTVNMNMGIHEEDGTFECKIVLFTEPSKKVLTYEGELRLDTRNIPYYESLKDVSKWWETFKQYKPAFVPEFAKQPMYSTWYSFHQELIEGEVEKQCSIAKGLGCETIIVDDGWQTSDNNRGYAYCGDWKVAKERISNMREHVKRVHDIGLKYMLWYSVPFVGIHSEAWNRFKDNILSYDEHLKTGVLDPRYPEVREYLISIYENAVIEWDLDGLKLDFVDEFDLTVNGLDNYNEFMDFESVQEAVDCLLSTVIEKLRAIKPDFMIEFRQRYIGPCMRTYGNIFRVSDCPNDAITNRIGSMDIRLLCGNTAAHSDMIMWSTEDNVESAALQFINILFSVPQLSMRFENLTEEHFKMSRFWLNFWKKHRDVLIDGKLTPYYPELNYPLIASSTEKEYIVVVYSELVVHLSEETIRNVILVNGTLKGKVYLEIEDNFGERDIEVLNCCGELVRREKISLNKGLLSIDIPASGVAYLTS, from the coding sequence GTGAAAGAGATAAAAACAAGTAAACATATTATTAATGTAGATGGTGATGAAGGTCTGAGTCTAAGCCTTACCAGTGAAGAATCTGAGAAAGGATTGGAAATTGTAAAACTAAGATTTAGCTCACTGGTGCCAATCCATATGCCTAAAATTACAATCTCATGGAAGCATCCCATTATTGATATACACTCCTATTGGTATCCTACTGCCTTCAAAAACAAAGCTTTTCATGCTGATTGGGCGAGAGGGTTCTTTTCTAAGGCAACAAGTTCGGCACCGGTCTCATGTTTATATAATATGAGTGGGAAAAACAGGCTTACTTGTGCATTTTCAGATGCATTGAATACGGTAAATATGAATATGGGAATACATGAAGAAGATGGTACCTTTGAATGTAAAATTGTACTTTTTACTGAACCTTCAAAAAAAGTATTAACATATGAAGGGGAGCTGAGATTAGACACAAGAAACATTCCTTACTACGAAAGCTTAAAGGATGTTTCAAAATGGTGGGAAACATTTAAACAGTACAAGCCCGCATTTGTGCCAGAATTTGCAAAGCAGCCAATGTATTCAACTTGGTATAGCTTCCATCAAGAACTCATAGAGGGTGAAGTGGAAAAACAATGCAGCATAGCTAAAGGGTTAGGATGTGAAACTATTATCGTAGATGATGGATGGCAAACATCTGATAACAATAGAGGATATGCTTATTGTGGGGATTGGAAGGTTGCAAAAGAGAGAATTTCTAACATGAGAGAGCATGTAAAGAGAGTACATGATATAGGTCTAAAATATATGCTTTGGTATAGTGTCCCTTTTGTTGGAATACATTCAGAGGCTTGGAATAGATTTAAGGACAATATATTGTCCTACGATGAACATTTAAAGACAGGGGTGCTTGACCCAAGATATCCTGAGGTTAGAGAGTATTTAATTTCGATATATGAAAATGCGGTTATAGAGTGGGACTTAGATGGACTAAAGCTAGATTTTGTAGATGAGTTTGATCTAACAGTTAATGGGCTAGATAATTATAATGAGTTTATGGATTTTGAATCAGTTCAAGAAGCTGTAGATTGTTTATTAAGTACTGTAATTGAAAAGCTTAGAGCTATTAAGCCTGATTTTATGATTGAATTTAGACAAAGATATATAGGTCCCTGTATGAGGACGTATGGTAATATATTCAGAGTTTCAGACTGTCCTAATGATGCAATAACTAATAGAATAGGATCAATGGATATTAGATTGCTTTGTGGAAATACTGCTGCTCATTCAGATATGATAATGTGGAGCACTGAAGATAATGTGGAAAGTGCAGCATTACAGTTTATAAACATATTATTTTCTGTACCTCAATTGTCTATGAGATTTGAAAATTTAACTGAAGAACATTTTAAAATGAGTAGATTTTGGCTTAACTTCTGGAAGAAGCATAGAGATGTGCTTATAGACGGAAAACTAACTCCTTACTATCCTGAATTAAACTATCCATTAATTGCTTCAAGTACAGAAAAAGAATATATAGTGGTTGTATATTCAGAACTTGTTGTGCATTTAAGTGAAGAGACAATTAGAAATGTTATATTAGTAAATGGAACACTAAAGGGTAAAGTTTATCTTGAAATAGAAGATAATTTTGGAGAAAGAGATATTGAAGTGCTAAACTGCTGTGGTGAGTTAGTTAGAAGAGAAAAAATAAGTTTAAATAAAGGACTTTTGAGTATTGACATACCAGCTTCTGGAGTAGCATATTTAACCTCTTAA
- a CDS encoding alpha-glucosidase/alpha-galactosidase, producing MIKIAFMGAGSTIFAKNVLGDVMLTPALRDSEIALYDIDYKRLKESEVILNSINKNSNSNRAKIIAYSDRKEALRGAKYVVNAIQVGGYEPCTVTDFEIAKKYGLRQTIGDTLGIGGIFRALRTIPVLLDFAKDMEEVCPDAWFLNYTNPMSILTGAMLRGTNIKTVGLCHSVQVCAEHLLKGLEMEGDNVQCKIAGINHMAWLLEVTRNGESLYPEIKKRALQRETPHGDMVRYEIMKQFGYYVTESSEHNAEYMPYFIKDKYPELIEKFNIPLDEYPRRCIAQIKAWEQMGKDLVSNKNVEHKRTTEYASYIMEAMETDIPYKIGGNVLNDGLITNLPKDAIVEVPCLVDRSGVTPCYVGELPPQLAALNRNSINSQLLTIEAAMTGKKEYIYHAALLDPHTSSELSIDDIISLCDDLIEAHGDWLPKFL from the coding sequence ATGATAAAAATAGCCTTTATGGGAGCTGGGAGCACAATTTTCGCAAAAAATGTATTAGGGGATGTTATGCTAACTCCAGCACTTAGAGATTCAGAAATTGCACTTTATGACATAGATTACAAGAGGTTAAAAGAGTCAGAAGTAATATTAAACAGTATTAATAAAAATTCAAATAGCAATCGGGCTAAGATTATAGCTTATTCAGATAGAAAAGAAGCTTTACGAGGAGCAAAATATGTAGTAAATGCAATTCAAGTGGGTGGATATGAGCCATGTACTGTAACTGACTTTGAAATTGCGAAAAAGTATGGTCTGCGTCAAACTATTGGTGATACTTTGGGGATTGGTGGAATTTTTAGGGCGCTAAGAACAATTCCTGTACTACTTGATTTTGCAAAAGATATGGAGGAAGTTTGTCCGGATGCATGGTTTTTAAATTACACAAATCCAATGTCAATATTAACAGGAGCTATGCTCAGAGGGACAAATATCAAAACCGTTGGATTATGTCATAGTGTCCAAGTATGCGCAGAGCATCTATTGAAGGGATTGGAAATGGAAGGCGACAATGTTCAATGTAAAATAGCAGGGATTAATCATATGGCTTGGCTATTAGAGGTTACAAGAAATGGAGAAAGTTTATACCCAGAAATTAAGAAAAGGGCATTACAAAGAGAAACACCTCATGGAGATATGGTACGTTATGAAATAATGAAACAATTTGGATATTACGTAACTGAGTCAAGTGAACATAATGCAGAGTACATGCCTTATTTTATAAAAGATAAGTATCCAGAGTTAATTGAAAAATTTAATATACCATTAGATGAATACCCAAGAAGATGTATAGCTCAAATAAAAGCATGGGAGCAAATGGGTAAGGATTTGGTAAGTAATAAAAACGTTGAGCACAAAAGAACAACTGAGTATGCTTCATATATAATGGAAGCTATGGAAACTGATATACCATATAAAATTGGTGGAAATGTATTAAACGATGGATTAATAACCAATCTACCTAAAGATGCAATAGTAGAAGTCCCTTGCTTAGTTGATAGAAGTGGGGTAACACCATGTTATGTTGGTGAACTTCCACCTCAATTAGCAGCACTGAATAGAAACAGTATTAATTCACAGTTATTAACAATAGAAGCTGCAATGACAGGTAAGAAGGAATATATTTATCATGCTGCGCTGCTTGATCCTCATACTTCATCAGAGTTATCAATAGATGATATTATTTCTTTATGTGATGATTTAATTGAAGCTCATGGTGATTGGTTGCCTAAATTTTTGTAA